The Oncorhynchus mykiss isolate Arlee chromosome 30, USDA_OmykA_1.1, whole genome shotgun sequence genome includes a window with the following:
- the slc13a1 gene encoding solute carrier family 13 member 1: MTKLFDMMKRFLRVVWNYHNLLIIILTPVLLLPLPLVIQGKVSECAFVLCVMAVYWLTEALPLAATALFPALLFPFFGIMKSSQVAGVYFKDFHLLLIGVICLATSIEKWGLHRRIALSLVTLVGVNPGWLMLGFMNSCAFLSMWVQNTSAVAMVMPIVEAIIQQILNAEGEGEQRQAAMTGTSNLGLELEETEGPCEKNEEPIRTNKEPDEMEYTIPEEAPSQTNVIGQKIEGRYRSKREHMMCKGLCLSITYSSSIGGIATLPGTSPNLIFSEYIHQFYPECTSVNFGNWIVLCLPISIIALLLSWIWLHWMFIGSDFRVLFRPSGERSERETATARVIEEDYNTLGPTSPQEVVTAFIFILMVVLWVFRDPGFMPGWASIFLPEYAGYISDATVALLLGLVFFIMPAHKPSADKQGIKYEAMISWKEFQACMPWEVALLVGGGFALAEGTQVSGLSSWVANLLSPLGSLPIIATVTIACVLVTSVTELASNAATITIFLPILAPLAEAIHVNPLYILIPTTLCTSFAFLLPSSNPSNAIVFAYGHLTTTDMVKAGIGVNVISVLAVLLAVTTWGIPLFDLDTYPDWAPTPSTSNVTGW; encoded by the exons GTGTCAGAATGTGCGTTCGTACTGTGTGTCATGGCAGTGTACTGGCTGACAGAAGCCCTGCCACTGGCAGCCACAGCTCTGTTCCCAGCCTTGCTCTTCCCTTTCTTTGGCATCATGAAGTCCTCTCAG GTGGCTGGAGTGTACTTCAAAGACTTCCACCTGCTGTTGATCGGAGTCATCTGTCTGGCAACGTCTATAGAGAAGTGGGGTCTCCACCGGAGGATAGCACTTAGTCTGGTCACTTTGGTCGGTGTCAATCCTGGATG GCTGATGTTGGGCTTCATGAACAGCTGTGCCTTCCTATCCATGTGGGTCCAAAACACATCCGCCGTTGCCATGGTGATGCCCATCGTTGAGGCGATCATTCAGCAAATCTTGAATGCAGAGGGAGAAGGTGAGCAGCGGCAGGCAGCAATGACAGGCACCAGCAACCTTGGCCTAGAACTGGAAG AGACTGAGGGACCGTGTGAGAAAAATGAAGAGCCAATAAG AACAAATAAGGAACCGGATGAAATGGAGTACACTATTCCAGAGGAAGCACCCTCTCAGACCAAT GTGATTGGGCAAAAGATAGAGGGCCGCTACCGGAGTAAGAGAGAACACATGATGTGCAAGGGGCTGTGCCTAAGCATTACATACTCTTCCTCTATAGGAGGGATTGCCACCCTTCCTGGGACCTCCCCCAACCTCATCTTTTCAGAGTACATCCATCA GTTTTACCCAGAATGCACCTCTGTAAACTTTGGAAACTGGATCGTCTTGTGTCTGCCAATCAGCATCATTGCTTTGCTGTTGTCATGGATATGGCTGCACTGGATGTTCATCGGCTCAGA CTTCAGGGTGCTGTTCCGTCCTAGTGGAGAGCGCTcggagagagagactgcaacagCCAGAGTCATAGAGGAGGACTACAACACGCTGGGTCCTACGAG TCCCCAGGAGGTTGTGACCGCGTTCATCTTCATCCTGATGGTGGTGCTGTGGGTCTTCAGAGACCCTGGATTTATGCCAGGGTGGGCCTCAATCTTCCTCCCTGA ATATGCGGGCTACATCAGTGACGCCACCGTGGCCCTACTGCTGGGGCTCGTGTTCTTCATCATGCCAGCACACAAGCCTTCTGCAGATAAACAGGGTATCAAATATG AGGCCATGATCTCATGGAAAGAGTTCCAGGCCTGTATGCCATGGGAAGTCGCCCTACTTGTTGGTGGGGGCTTTGCACTTGCTGAGGGCACCCAG gTGTCTGGTCTGTCCTCCTGGGTGGCAAACCTGCTATCTCCTCTGGGGAGCCTCCCCATCATAGCAACAGTCACCATTGCCTGTGTCCTTGTCACCTCAGTCACAGAGCTGGCCAGCAATGCAGCCACCATCACCATCTTCCTCCCTATCCTTGCCCCTCTG GCCGAAGCTATCCATGTGAACCCACTCTACATATTGATACCCACAACCCTCTGCACATCCTTCGCCTTCCTGCTTCCTTCATCCAACCCTTCCAATGCCATTGTGTTTGCCTACGGCCACCTCACCACCACGGACATG GTGAAGGCGGGGATTGGTGTGAATGTAATCAGTGTCCTTGCAGTATTATTGGCTGTTACAACATGGGGGATTCCACTGTTTGACCTGGATACCTACCCTGATTGGGCACCTACTCCATCCACGTCAAACGTCACTGGATGGTGA